The sequence TAATCCGCACTCAAAAATTCAACGGTAAAATCACAGATCTCTCTATAAAAAGGGGTGTCCGCCATACTTCGCATTCCCATCATATAGGGCACTACCCACGGAATGATATGTTCTTCCAAAAACTTACTCTGCGGTTGCATCTCATTACGATAAACCAAGGTTTGCATAAACGCAAGCTCTATTCCCAGATGATCCGGTGCCATAATGTCCGTTTGATTCATATTTACCTCAAATCCGTGTGAAAAATAAAAGCCCATAACCGGATTTTGCAATCCGACAAGGGTCTCATTTTTAGCATCCAATACAAACGATTCTACAGGTTGTGTATTGAGGATGAACATTGAGGTATAATCGATATTCAGAGCATCATACAGTGCTTCAACATCAGTTGATTTCATCCACGCTTTCGTCTCTTCACCGATAATCTCCAAGAGT comes from Sulfuricurvum sp. and encodes:
- a CDS encoding molecular chaperone TorD family protein, coding for MNNEYRLYIYAFLSRVMSNIPDRRFIHDLISNDALLEIIGEETKAWMKSTDVEALYDALNIDYTSMFILNTQPVESFVLDAKNETLVGLQNPVMGFYFSHGFEVNMNQTDIMAPDHLGIELAFMQTLVYRNEMQPQSKFLEEHIIPWVVPYMMGMRSMADTPFYREICDFTVEFLSADYEYLSQSATHG